A window from Zingiber officinale cultivar Zhangliang chromosome 7A, Zo_v1.1, whole genome shotgun sequence encodes these proteins:
- the LOC122002548 gene encoding CBL-interacting protein kinase 29-like, giving the protein MADSNIGDQAPTKVIFGIYNMGRLLGRGSSAKVYHARHLPSGHSVAIKVFPKPRRLAGSPSASADPFIREISALRRLRHRHIVRLHEVLASRSKVYLVLDLAKGGELFSRVEEHGGLPEDLVRRLFRQLISAVAYSHSRGVFHRDLKPENILLDEAGDIKVSDFGFAALRSSDGDHLLRTQCGTPAYVSPEILMGKKSNGYDGAKADIWSCGVILFVLVAGYLPFNDPNIMSLYRKIYCGHHRCPRWTPPDLRRLIARLLDPNPATRMSIDCILRDPWFAKDLDANQMAALMRPLADEQKPQYRDAGSELNAFDLIAFSPGLDLSSFFVEGETSDRERFASSDPADRVLDQVERVGKGEGFVVRMEDQKGMTTAAVVERQSGELIVRVEVHRLPGGMAVVELEKGGGVAGIFCNEKLRPALCGPPGSCL; this is encoded by the coding sequence ATGGCCGACTCCAACATCGGCGATCAGGCTCCGACGAAAGTCATCTTCGGCATTTACAATATGGGACGCCTCCTCGGCCGTGGTTCCTCGGCCAAGGTTTACCACGCCCGCCACCTTCCCTCCGGCCACTCCGTCGCCATCAAGGTCTTCCCCAAACCCCGCCGCCTCGCCGGGTCTCCTTCCGCTTCCGCCGATCCCTTCATCCGCGAGATCTCCGCCCTCCGGCGTCTCCGCCACCGCCACATCGTCCGCCTGCACGAAGTGCTCGCCTCCCGCTCTAAGGTCTACCTCGTCCTCGACCTCGCCAAAGGCGGCGAGCTCTTCTCTCGCGTCGAGGAGCACGGCGGGCTCCCCGAGGACCTTGTCCGTCGTCTGTTCCGGCAGCTGATCTCCGCGGTCGCCTACTCGCACTCCCGCGGCGTCTTCCACAGGGACCTCAAGCCGGAGAATATCCTTCTCGACGAAGCGGGCGACATCAAGGTCTCCGATTTCGGATTCGCCGCCCTCCGATCCTCAGACGGCGATCACCTCCTCCGCACCCAATGCGGGACGCCGGCGTACGTATCGCCGGAGATCCTGATGGGGAAGAAATCAAATGGCTACGATGGGGCGAAGGCGGATATCTGGTCCTGCGGCGTGATCCTCTTCGTGCTCGTCGCCGGCTACCTCCCTTTCAATGATCCTAATATCATGTCCCTCTACCGCAAGATCTACTGCGGCCACCACCGCTGCCCTCGGTGGACGCCGCCGGACCTCCGCCGCCTCATCGCCCGCCTTCTCGACCCCAACCCGGCCACCCGCATGTCCATCGATTGCATCCTCCGCGACCCCTGGTTCGCCAAGGACCTCGACGCGAATCAAATGGCGGCCCTGATGCGGCCGCTCGCCGACGAACAAAAGCCCCAATACCGCGACGCCGGCAGCGAACTCAACGCCTTCGATCTCATCGCCTTCTCCCCCGGGCTCGACCTTTCGAGCTTCTTCGTGGAAGGGGAAACATCGGACCGGGAGCGTTTCGCGTCCTCCGACCCTGCGGACCGCGTGCTAGACCAGGTCGAGCGGGTGGGAAAGGGCGAGGGCTTCGTGGTGAGGATGGAGGACCAGAAGGGGATGACGACGGCGGCGGTGGTAGAGAGGCAAAGCGGGGAGTTAATAGTTAGGGTGGAGGTTCACCGGTTGCCCGGAGGCATGGCGGTGGTGGAGTTGGAGAAGGGCGGGGGAGTCGCTGGAATATTCTGCAACGAGAAGCTGAGGCCGGCGTTGTGCGGCCCGCCCGGCAGCTGCCTCTGA
- the LOC121999722 gene encoding uncharacterized protein LOC121999722, with protein MRILAYGVGADLMDEYVRIGETTAIKSMKLFVKSVISIFGDEYLRSPNSNDIARLLVVGEKRGFPSMLGSIDCMHWKWKNYQTARRDGIYPSWSTFVKTIPTPQGRKRQLFTSAQESMRKDVERAFGLL; from the exons ATGAGGATCCTTGCTTATGGAGTTGGAGCTGATCTCATGGATGAGTATGTAAGAATTGGAGAAACCACAGCAATAAAGAGCATGAAACTTTTTGTCAAATCGGTAATCTCGATCTTTGGAGATGAGTACTTGCGGTCTCCAAATAGCAATGACATTGCTAGATTGCTTGTAGTTGGTGAGAAACGAGGATTTCCAAGTATGTTGGGGAGCATTGACTGCATGCACTGGAAATGGAAGAATTATCAGACTGCACGGAGAG ATGGAATCTATCCTTCATGGTCTACATTTGTCAAAACCATTCCAACACCACAAGGTCGTAAAAGGCAATTGTTTACATCAGCTCAAGAATCTATGAGGAAGGATGTTGAGCGAGCATTTGGACTTCTATAG